The following proteins are encoded in a genomic region of Brachypodium distachyon strain Bd21 chromosome 1, Brachypodium_distachyon_v3.0, whole genome shotgun sequence:
- the LOC100844628 gene encoding uncharacterized protein DDB_G0271670 gives MMFACFGRAAAVADEAAARNVSSRRRRHRRGRFLFGSSKGEKKSPSKTSPGRRQGEAVFDLYGMIAAGKLSSSSSSSSALSTAASLDSACSSSSSSSSSSCSSSRSSSSSSLLMLEATAHQLPASYSKVAQAKRTPAAGAAAVLVCLLMMMFGGRLAATMLTSAALCFFPRLWPAAPARAMAAEGVLSPPERDAAAAAEREEAGVVKRKAVAGVFLLRNRNK, from the coding sequence ATGATGTTCGCGTGCTTCGGTCGCGCcgcggccgtcgccgacgaggcggcggctcgAAATGtttcgagccgccgccgccgtcaccgccggGGGAGATTCCTCTTCGGTAGCAGCAAGGGCGAGAAGAAGTCGCCGTCGAAGAcgtcgccggggcgccggCAGGGGGAAGCGGTCTTCGATCTCTACGGCATGATCGCCGCGGGGAAGctctcgtcgtcctcgtcctcctcctctgccctgAGCACCGCGGCGTCTCTGGActcggcctgctcctcctcttcgtcctcgtcctcgtcttcctgctcctcttcgcgatcctcctcttcctcgtcgttGCTCATGCTCGAAGCGACCGCTCATCAGCTGCCGGCGAGTTATTCCAAGGTGGCGCAGGCGAagaggacgccggcggcgggcgcggcggcggtgctggtgTGCCTCCTCATGATGATGTTCGGCGGCCGGCTCGCGGCGACGATGCTCACCTCGGCGGCGCTCTGCTTCTTCCCGCGGCTGTGGCCTGCTGCCCCTGCCagggccatggcggcggaaggCGTGCTGTCGCCGCCAGagcgcgacgccgccgcggcggcggagagggaaGAAGCGGGAGTGGTGAAGAGGAAGGCGGTTGCGGGTGTGTTCCTGCTGAGGAACCGCAACAAGTGA